AGTCGAAATCAATATTTACACGTTCACGCTCAGCTTGTGCAGCCGAAAAAACAAACATACTTATCCCGGCAAACGCTGCCAGCTTAAGAGGGGTAATCATTCGAGGGTTCAGTACTTTATTTATGTTCAACTTCCGCGGTTAATGCACAGCTAAAGTATGCACGCTAACGGGGTAATGGAGGTTTATCGTTCGTATGCTGCCAGACTGAACTACAGCGCGGGAACGCATGCGAATGGTCATCCGTCTGGTGCTTGGGCATTAAGACGATACTTTAATTCTCTTGGAAATCGGATTCATTTTTATCCCAATCCGTGAAAGACCATTTGGGATTTGCGGATGGAACACGAGCCTGCTCCATCAGGGCATTTAATTCGGCGACAACGTCAGGGTATTCCCGGGCGAGGTCTCTGGTCTCTCCGGGATCGTTCGAGAGATCGTACAGTTCCAGTTCGGGGTGTGGGCTTTTGTTTATGCCGTAAATAACGCCTTTCCATTTCCCTTTGCGGATGGCCTTCCGCCCGTCCTTTTCTGTGAATTCCCAATAGAGGTAATCATGCTCTTTTTGGCCTTGTTCTCCGAGCAGGGAGGGAAGAAAAGAAATGCCGTCCACAGGGATAGGAATCGGTTGGTCAAGCAACTCCGCTACCGTGGGAAGGAAATCCCAAAAAGCGGAGATATGGCCGGACTCGGTTCCCGCTTCAATGGTGCCGGGCCAGGTGGCAATGAATGGCATATGAATGCCTCCTTCGTAGAGGTCGCGCTTATAGCCCCTGTATATGCCGTTGGAGTCGAAGTAGTCTGGGTCGGCCCCGCCCGCCTGGTGAGGACCATTATCGGAGCTGAAGATAACCAATGTGTTATCGGCAATTCCAAGCTCTTCGAGCTCGGCCATCACTTCGCCAACGTAATCATCAAGGATATTAACCATGGCCGCGAATGCGGCGTGCCCCTCCGGTTGTCCCTTGTAATAGCCTTCTTTGTACACTTTTTCAGGCATGTATTTTCCGCGGTGCTTTTCCATATACGACTCAGGGGCGATCAGGTCTGCATGCGGTTGTATGATCGCGTAATAACAGAAGAACGGACGGTCTTTATTCTCCCGGATGAAATTCAGAACCTCGCTCTGAATAAAGGCCGGGGCGTAATCCTTGCTAAAAGAGCCGACGTTACCCCACAGAAACTCTCGCTTGTTGTCGTTCCATAGCCAAGCGGGATAATAGGAGTGCGCAAGTAGTTGACAGTTATAGCCGTAAAAGCGGTCAAACCCCACGTTCAGAGGATC
This DNA window, taken from Ruficoccus amylovorans, encodes the following:
- a CDS encoding arylsulfatase, which encodes MNINPRLFLLSCTLFVAASGGADAAEAQRPNVIYILADDLGYGDLSCQGQTKFETPNIDRLAGEGIRFTNHYSGSTVCAPSRCSLMTGMDMGHAQIRGNEQGEGPEGQFPMPEGTFTVANLFQQAGYRTGVFGKWGLGYPGSASDPLNVGFDRFYGYNCQLLAHSYYPAWLWNDNKREFLWGNVGSFSKDYAPAFIQSEVLNFIRENKDRPFFCYYAIIQPHADLIAPESYMEKHRGKYMPEKVYKEGYYKGQPEGHAAFAAMVNILDDYVGEVMAELEELGIADNTLVIFSSDNGPHQAGGADPDYFDSNGIYRGYKRDLYEGGIHMPFIATWPGTIEAGTESGHISAFWDFLPTVAELLDQPIPIPVDGISFLPSLLGEQGQKEHDYLYWEFTEKDGRKAIRKGKWKGVIYGINKSPHPELELYDLSNDPGETRDLAREYPDVVAELNALMEQARVPSANPKWSFTDWDKNESDFQEN